Proteins from a genomic interval of Corynebacterium freiburgense:
- a CDS encoding COX15/CtaA family protein, translating into MNAFIRFSTFIVFGAVALGAIVCATDSSAACPNWPGCYEGQITPEIELNPIIEFVHRVFSVSCAPVIIISGILLRKHPNKLLRWLPWLALVGAFGAGIFGMMTIWWGLTPFQGMLDLWCALTSLICMMIITAQLTTPKPNATRARVTGIAIIGLALLHGTGILVAGAGSFTRCIGWPLGFTLDVDNNPALQITRVILAIALIAIFIWLRSIPIFIAIIAELVLGILIRTTQLNDFNGSLYGTIAVCIIAATAWEWGKAWQPRKTPENA; encoded by the coding sequence GTGAACGCTTTTATACGTTTCAGCACGTTTATCGTATTCGGCGCAGTAGCACTTGGTGCAATAGTCTGTGCAACAGATTCATCCGCTGCTTGCCCAAACTGGCCTGGCTGTTATGAAGGCCAAATCACCCCGGAAATCGAACTCAACCCAATTATTGAATTCGTTCACCGGGTATTCTCAGTCTCCTGCGCACCAGTCATTATTATTAGCGGCATACTCTTAAGGAAACACCCAAACAAACTCCTACGCTGGCTCCCGTGGCTTGCTCTAGTAGGTGCATTTGGCGCCGGAATCTTTGGCATGATGACAATCTGGTGGGGGCTCACTCCATTCCAAGGCATGCTCGATCTTTGGTGCGCACTCACCTCATTGATCTGCATGATGATCATTACCGCCCAATTAACAACACCAAAGCCAAACGCTACTCGAGCCCGAGTTACTGGCATTGCCATAATCGGCCTTGCCCTTCTTCATGGCACAGGGATTCTCGTTGCAGGGGCTGGTTCATTTACGCGGTGCATCGGTTGGCCACTTGGCTTTACCCTCGACGTAGATAATAACCCTGCTTTACAAATCACCCGAGTAATCCTCGCCATTGCGCTTATAGCCATATTTATTTGGCTTCGCTCAATCCCAATTTTTATTGCCATTATTGCGGAACTTGTTCTGGGAATTTTGATACGAACCACACAACTCAATGACTTTAACGGATCACTCTATGGGACTATCGCAGTCTGCATTATCGCGGCAACCGCATGGGAATGGGGTAAAGCCTGGCAACCACGCAAAACACCGGAGAACGCATAA
- the meaB gene encoding methylmalonyl Co-A mutase-associated GTPase MeaB translates to MTGDSEYLEHHLGSLMTTSGTDLGEITAVAPEIVKRARRRIDVNELFEAVRNGDRTRISRAITLLESTAPAHRVLAQELLVKLLPFSGNALRVGITGVPGVGKSTFIEALGMKLIREGHKVAVLAIDPSSTKTRGSILGDKTRMSKLSAEDNAFIRPSPSAGTLGGVAKATRESMVVFEAAGYDVILVETVGVGQSEVAVSQMVDCFTFLALAGAGDQLQGIKKGVLEMADLVAINKADGPNLKNAKRAARELAAAMRMVRPEDALWHPPTMTMSAVEHEGIDEFWDVVNQHHKAMLDSGRFEHNRREQQVGWMWSMVHETILQRLNTKPEVLEVKQLVEGQLREGQITPTLAAERILTAFDSE, encoded by the coding sequence ATGACTGGCGATTCCGAATACCTTGAGCACCATCTCGGGTCACTTATGACCACTTCCGGCACTGACCTGGGCGAAATCACCGCCGTGGCTCCGGAAATAGTAAAACGTGCTCGCCGCAGGATCGACGTCAATGAGCTTTTCGAAGCCGTGCGTAACGGCGATCGAACCCGCATTTCGCGGGCAATCACACTTTTGGAATCCACCGCACCGGCACACCGCGTTCTAGCCCAAGAACTTTTGGTGAAGCTATTGCCTTTTTCCGGTAATGCGCTCCGAGTGGGCATTACCGGTGTGCCAGGTGTTGGTAAATCCACGTTTATTGAAGCTTTGGGAATGAAGCTGATCCGCGAAGGACATAAAGTCGCCGTATTAGCTATTGACCCGTCCTCAACGAAAACCCGCGGATCAATCCTTGGCGATAAAACCCGTATGTCAAAGCTATCAGCCGAAGACAATGCGTTTATTCGCCCATCTCCCTCGGCTGGAACCCTCGGAGGCGTGGCAAAAGCAACCCGTGAATCGATGGTTGTGTTTGAAGCAGCAGGGTATGACGTGATCCTTGTAGAAACCGTTGGTGTCGGACAATCCGAAGTCGCCGTATCTCAAATGGTAGATTGCTTTACCTTCCTAGCTTTGGCCGGCGCTGGCGATCAATTGCAAGGAATTAAAAAGGGCGTGCTTGAAATGGCTGATTTGGTGGCCATTAATAAAGCCGATGGCCCTAACCTAAAAAACGCAAAACGTGCTGCCCGGGAACTTGCCGCAGCCATGCGCATGGTTCGCCCAGAGGATGCACTATGGCATCCCCCAACAATGACCATGTCAGCCGTAGAACATGAAGGTATTGATGAATTCTGGGACGTAGTCAACCAACACCATAAAGCAATGCTCGATTCCGGCAGGTTTGAACATAATCGCAGGGAGCAGCAAGTCGGTTGGATGTGGTCTATGGTTCATGAAACTATCCTCCAACGACTCAACACTAAACCTGAAGTTCTTGAAGTGAAGCAATTGGTAGAAGGCCAATTACGTGAAGGCCAAATCACTCCAACACTTGCAGCGGAGCGAATCCTCACTGCCTTCGATTCGGAATAA
- the scpA gene encoding methylmalonyl-CoA mutase has translation MTSIPNFADVERSVSTEAQPVSAEEQIWATPEGIDVKRVFTRADRDAAAEGTEERPPHPLDSFPGMPPFMRGPYPTMYTNQPWTIRQYAGFSTAAESNAFYRRNLAAGQKGLSVAFDLATHRGYDSDNERVVGDVGMAGVAIDSILDMRQLFEGIDLGSVSVSMTMNGAVLPVLALYIVAAEEQGVTPDRLAGTIQNDILKEFMVRNTYIYPPKPSMRIISNIFEYTSLMMPRFNSISISGYHIQEAGATADLELAYTLADGVEYIRAGMDVGLDVDKFAPRLSFFWGISMYTFMEIAKMRAGRLLWSELVAKFENKNPKSQSLRTHSQTSGWSLTAQDVFNNVPRTCIEAMAATQGHTQSLHTNALDEALALPTDFSARIARNTQLLLQQESGTVRPVDPWAGSYYIEWLTNELANRARAHIEEVEAAGGMAQATVEGIPKLRIEESAARTQARIDSGRQALIGVNKYIVEEDEQIEVLKVDNTKVRAEQLEKLERLRAERDEAACQAALDALTDAASRDDKEAGDLSQNLLKLAVDAARAKATVGEISYALEKVFGRHEAEIRTLSGVYKDEVGKEGTVSNVQKAIAMADAFEAEEGRRPRIFIAKMGQDGHDRGQKVVASAYADLGMDVDVGPLFQTPAEAARSAVDADVHVVGVSSLAAGHLTLVPALKEELAKLGREDILIVVGGVIPPGDFQELYDFGAAAIYPPGTVIADSAIDMLTKLAANLGFDLPIPED, from the coding sequence ATGACAAGTATCCCGAATTTTGCGGACGTTGAGCGCTCAGTTTCCACAGAGGCGCAACCGGTTTCCGCGGAAGAACAAATCTGGGCAACCCCAGAAGGCATTGATGTAAAGCGGGTATTCACCCGTGCAGACCGCGATGCAGCGGCAGAAGGCACTGAGGAACGCCCGCCGCACCCATTGGATTCCTTCCCAGGCATGCCGCCGTTTATGCGTGGGCCTTACCCAACGATGTATACCAACCAGCCATGGACGATTCGTCAGTATGCTGGTTTCTCCACTGCTGCGGAATCCAATGCGTTCTACCGCCGCAATCTTGCTGCTGGCCAAAAAGGTCTGTCTGTGGCGTTCGACCTTGCCACTCACCGCGGTTATGACTCAGATAATGAGCGTGTGGTGGGTGACGTGGGCATGGCTGGTGTAGCCATTGACTCCATCCTGGATATGCGCCAACTATTTGAGGGCATCGACCTCGGTAGCGTATCGGTATCCATGACCATGAACGGTGCTGTGCTCCCAGTACTCGCGCTGTATATCGTTGCTGCTGAGGAACAAGGCGTGACGCCAGACCGGCTTGCCGGAACTATTCAGAATGACATTCTGAAAGAGTTTATGGTGCGTAATACCTATATTTATCCACCAAAGCCTTCGATGCGGATTATTTCTAATATCTTCGAGTACACCTCGTTGATGATGCCGCGTTTTAATTCCATTTCCATTTCCGGATACCACATCCAAGAAGCAGGTGCTACTGCTGACCTGGAGTTGGCATATACCCTTGCTGATGGTGTGGAATATATCCGTGCCGGTATGGACGTTGGCTTGGATGTAGATAAATTCGCACCACGGTTATCGTTCTTCTGGGGTATTTCCATGTATACATTTATGGAAATTGCCAAGATGCGTGCTGGCCGCCTGCTATGGAGCGAACTTGTAGCTAAGTTCGAAAACAAAAACCCGAAGTCCCAGTCATTGCGTACGCACTCACAGACCTCTGGTTGGTCCCTGACCGCCCAGGACGTCTTTAATAATGTGCCACGTACCTGCATTGAGGCTATGGCTGCAACGCAAGGCCATACGCAATCCCTGCACACCAATGCTTTGGATGAGGCGCTTGCGCTGCCTACTGACTTCTCTGCCCGCATTGCCCGTAATACGCAGCTGCTATTGCAGCAGGAATCCGGCACCGTGCGTCCGGTAGACCCATGGGCTGGTTCGTACTACATTGAGTGGCTGACTAATGAGTTGGCAAACCGTGCTCGCGCCCATATTGAAGAAGTTGAGGCCGCTGGTGGTATGGCCCAGGCAACGGTTGAGGGTATTCCAAAACTGCGTATTGAAGAGTCTGCAGCTCGCACCCAAGCCCGTATCGACTCTGGCCGTCAAGCACTTATCGGTGTAAACAAATACATCGTTGAAGAAGATGAGCAGATCGAAGTACTCAAGGTAGATAACACCAAGGTGCGCGCAGAACAGTTGGAAAAGCTGGAACGCCTGCGTGCAGAGCGTGATGAAGCCGCCTGCCAAGCCGCCCTCGATGCGCTCACCGACGCCGCAAGCCGCGACGATAAAGAAGCGGGGGACCTTTCCCAGAACCTGCTTAAATTGGCGGTTGATGCTGCACGTGCAAAGGCCACCGTTGGTGAAATTTCCTACGCTCTAGAAAAGGTGTTCGGCCGCCATGAGGCGGAGATCCGTACCCTCTCTGGTGTATACAAGGACGAGGTTGGAAAGGAAGGCACCGTGTCCAATGTGCAGAAAGCAATCGCTATGGCGGATGCTTTCGAAGCCGAGGAAGGCCGCCGTCCCCGTATCTTTATCGCCAAGATGGGCCAAGATGGTCACGATCGTGGTCAAAAGGTTGTTGCTTCCGCCTATGCCGACCTTGGCATGGACGTTGATGTCGGGCCGCTCTTCCAAACCCCAGCAGAAGCTGCGCGTTCCGCAGTGGATGCCGACGTCCATGTTGTCGGTGTTTCTTCCCTCGCTGCAGGTCACCTCACCCTGGTGCCTGCGCTTAAGGAAGAACTGGCAAAGCTGGGTCGCGAGGATATTCTTATTGTGGTCGGCGGTGTTATCCCACCGGGTGACTTCCAAGAACTCTACGATTTCGGCGCTGCAGCGATTTATCCGCCCGGCACAGTTATCGCAGATTCCGCAATTGATATGCTCACGAAGCTAGCTGCAAACCTGGGCTTTGATCTGCCCATCCCTGAGGATTAA
- a CDS encoding methylmalonyl-CoA mutase family protein produces MTATQSSAPIPLPEDFEAKQNAWYKSVAGVFARIQKKDAADIPLDVWKKLIRTTYDGIDVNPLYTRADETMENVVPGAFPFVRGTDAARYGWGVTETFGGSSAAEANKAILHALNNGTTDLVLDFTEGLEASDLEAMLKDVYLDLAPIHLRAGAKLGAVAEALTTLVSAAGVTPTVTLGATPLTSRVDNSETVTLEEAVALAGSAKEGVRAITVDAVSFANQGATDAQEIGFALAAGVEYLRELTKAGLSTEQALRQLVFRFAATDDQFAQIAKFRAARELWARIAEVLGNPEAGAAPQYAVTAPVMFSQRDPWVNMLRVTVAAFAAGVGGATAVEVLPFDYAVPGGLPNTSRAFAHRIARNTNLLLLEESHLGHVIDPAGGSYFVENLTDELADKAWSVFTEVEAKGGFTAAAEFIRKTLDDAAETTRNDIAHRRKQLTGINEFPNLLERPLPAELRIEPAGVRRWAAEFEALRNRSDAYLETHDRRPQAALIPLGPLAKHNIRTGFATNLLASGGIEALNPGEVKPGTDEFQVAAKSAPIVVICGTDQEYAESGVAAVKELRAAGAETVLLAGAPASFEGAEVAPDGYLNMKIDAAKTLSELLSKLGA; encoded by the coding sequence GTGACAGCAACTCAGTCCAGCGCGCCAATACCCTTGCCAGAAGACTTCGAAGCAAAACAAAATGCTTGGTATAAGTCAGTGGCGGGGGTATTTGCTCGTATTCAGAAAAAGGATGCTGCGGACATCCCATTGGATGTGTGGAAAAAACTCATCCGTACAACATATGACGGGATCGATGTAAACCCGCTATATACCCGCGCAGATGAAACAATGGAAAACGTCGTGCCGGGCGCTTTCCCATTTGTTCGTGGTACCGATGCAGCCCGCTACGGTTGGGGAGTTACAGAGACCTTCGGTGGTTCATCAGCTGCTGAAGCAAATAAAGCAATCCTTCATGCATTGAACAATGGCACCACTGACCTTGTGCTTGATTTCACTGAAGGTTTAGAGGCAAGTGACTTGGAAGCAATGCTCAAGGATGTCTACCTTGACCTTGCCCCAATCCATCTTCGCGCTGGTGCGAAACTCGGTGCAGTAGCCGAAGCATTAACTACATTGGTTTCTGCTGCAGGCGTGACCCCAACCGTGACCTTAGGTGCAACACCGCTAACATCCCGTGTTGATAATAGTGAAACTGTAACGCTGGAAGAGGCCGTAGCGTTGGCTGGTTCAGCCAAGGAAGGCGTCCGTGCCATTACTGTGGACGCGGTTTCCTTTGCTAACCAAGGCGCAACTGACGCTCAGGAGATCGGTTTTGCACTCGCCGCAGGCGTCGAATATTTACGCGAACTGACAAAGGCTGGGTTAAGCACCGAGCAGGCCCTCCGGCAATTGGTATTCCGCTTTGCTGCAACGGATGATCAATTTGCACAAATTGCCAAATTCCGTGCAGCTCGTGAACTCTGGGCACGTATTGCAGAAGTGCTTGGAAACCCTGAAGCAGGTGCCGCACCACAATACGCCGTTACTGCGCCGGTAATGTTTAGCCAACGTGACCCTTGGGTGAATATGCTGCGCGTCACTGTAGCCGCATTTGCTGCGGGTGTTGGTGGCGCCACTGCTGTTGAGGTATTGCCATTTGACTACGCAGTGCCTGGTGGTCTGCCAAATACATCGCGTGCCTTTGCACATCGCATTGCTCGAAACACTAACTTGTTATTGCTGGAAGAATCCCACCTGGGCCATGTTATCGACCCAGCTGGCGGCTCGTACTTTGTAGAAAACCTCACCGATGAATTAGCTGATAAAGCATGGTCAGTCTTTACAGAGGTGGAAGCCAAGGGTGGTTTTACAGCCGCAGCGGAATTTATCCGTAAGACCCTCGATGATGCTGCTGAAACCACGCGCAATGATATTGCGCATCGCCGTAAGCAACTCACAGGCATTAATGAGTTCCCGAATCTTTTGGAGCGCCCATTGCCTGCTGAACTGCGTATTGAACCTGCCGGTGTGCGCCGTTGGGCGGCAGAGTTTGAAGCGCTGCGCAATCGTTCAGATGCATATTTGGAAACGCACGATCGTAGGCCACAAGCGGCACTTATTCCGCTAGGGCCACTGGCCAAGCACAATATCCGCACTGGTTTTGCCACAAACCTCTTAGCCTCTGGTGGCATTGAAGCACTCAATCCAGGTGAGGTTAAGCCAGGCACCGATGAATTCCAGGTTGCGGCGAAATCCGCGCCGATTGTGGTGATTTGTGGCACCGACCAAGAATATGCAGAGTCGGGTGTAGCGGCGGTCAAAGAATTGCGTGCCGCCGGTGCAGAAACAGTATTGCTAGCGGGCGCACCGGCATCATTTGAAGGTGCTGAGGTTGCTCCAGATGGCTATCTCAATATGAAGATTGATGCCGCAAAGACGTTGTCTGAGCTGCTAAGCAAGTTGGGAGCGTAG
- a CDS encoding TVP38/TMEM64 family protein — MVRDFLLGLSRDAWASVLGWPIWKKIFVAISALLLMLIVLYTDIDVSTLRAWSDQAGAWFPILFFALYIGITQFPIPRTVFTLSAGVLFGPGLGIVIALVATTLSAALSLTIVRGLLGQWMRPRLNHPAVSGIDARLRQRGWLAVLSLRMIAGVPFSILNYVAALTSIRLLPFAFATAVGSAPGTIATVVFGAALTGDANPAVLIVTVVLCVLGIIGLTLDARLPVKTSSTQGRF, encoded by the coding sequence ATGGTGCGAGATTTTCTACTGGGTTTGTCACGTGACGCATGGGCGTCGGTCTTGGGGTGGCCGATTTGGAAGAAAATCTTTGTTGCAATCTCCGCCTTACTCCTTATGCTGATTGTTCTATATACCGATATTGATGTAAGCACTCTGAGGGCTTGGTCCGACCAGGCTGGCGCTTGGTTTCCGATCCTCTTTTTCGCCTTATATATAGGTATTACGCAGTTCCCTATCCCCCGGACCGTTTTTACGTTAAGCGCCGGGGTGTTATTCGGCCCTGGTTTGGGCATTGTAATCGCATTAGTTGCTACAACTTTGTCTGCCGCGCTTTCCTTAACTATTGTTCGCGGTCTGCTTGGCCAGTGGATGCGCCCAAGGCTTAATCACCCTGCTGTTTCAGGAATAGACGCTCGACTTAGGCAACGCGGCTGGCTAGCTGTGCTTTCATTACGAATGATCGCCGGTGTGCCATTTTCCATTCTGAATTATGTTGCCGCACTAACATCTATTCGGTTACTTCCGTTTGCATTTGCCACTGCCGTTGGCTCCGCGCCGGGAACTATCGCTACCGTGGTATTTGGTGCGGCTCTTACTGGGGATGCAAACCCTGCGGTGCTTATTGTCACCGTGGTGTTATGCGTTCTAGGAATCATTGGGTTAACCCTTGACGCCCGACTCCCTGTGAAAACATCAAGCACACAAGGTAGATTTTAA
- a CDS encoding DUF3097 domain-containing protein: MNDPYAGDIFAGHSRNKKPTYAEVPAKPGLVVEVKATGYVGAVTGFERTYDGDFIRLEDRYGTERLFKLRPGAFLIDGRPITLTRYVAPQGPQRSNSGSKRVANVQAKVAAASRIWVEGIHDAAIVEKVWGHDLRVEGVVVEYLEGLDNLPERLAEFQPGPGRRVGVLADHLVTGSKETRLTESVGPHVLVTGHPFVDIWAAVKPERLGMRAWPEIPRGEDWKTGICQRLGWSDPKEGWNRVYNAVNSFRDLDATLIGAVERLVDFVTVPELTKEDLI, encoded by the coding sequence ATGAATGATCCCTATGCAGGCGATATCTTTGCCGGACACTCCCGAAATAAAAAACCAACCTATGCTGAAGTTCCCGCAAAACCAGGCTTGGTTGTGGAGGTCAAAGCCACAGGTTATGTTGGCGCAGTCACGGGATTCGAACGCACCTATGACGGAGATTTTATTCGGCTAGAGGATCGCTACGGGACCGAACGTTTATTTAAATTAAGGCCCGGCGCCTTTCTTATCGACGGCCGCCCAATCACTCTTACCAGGTATGTTGCGCCCCAAGGACCCCAGCGTTCTAATTCGGGTTCAAAACGTGTAGCGAATGTGCAAGCGAAAGTGGCCGCGGCGTCGAGAATCTGGGTAGAAGGAATTCACGATGCCGCCATAGTAGAAAAAGTCTGGGGGCACGATCTCCGTGTAGAAGGCGTTGTTGTGGAATACCTCGAAGGGTTGGATAATCTTCCCGAACGCCTTGCCGAATTCCAGCCCGGTCCGGGGCGTCGCGTAGGTGTATTAGCAGACCACCTTGTTACTGGCTCTAAAGAAACCCGGCTTACAGAATCGGTTGGCCCGCACGTTTTGGTGACCGGACATCCCTTTGTGGACATTTGGGCGGCAGTAAAACCCGAACGCTTAGGCATGCGTGCCTGGCCGGAAATTCCCCGAGGCGAAGACTGGAAAACCGGAATATGCCAACGCCTCGGCTGGTCCGACCCCAAAGAAGGTTGGAACCGCGTATACAACGCAGTGAATTCTTTTCGGGACCTCGACGCCACACTTATTGGTGCTGTAGAACGACTTGTGGATTTTGTGACCGTCCCCGAACTCACCAAAGAAGACCTTATATAG
- a CDS encoding ferrochelatase, translating to MAGTKFDALVFLSFGGPEGHADVRPFLENVTRGRGVPPERLDEVEEHYHHFGGVSPLNALNREIIQNVEAELGRVGIDLKVYFANRNWHPMAADTALQMAEDGVKNALVFATSAWGGYSGCRQYDEDILTMRAAIAEAGLPEITFTKLRHFYDHPLFISAMVDAVQESQAKLPADVREKARLVFTAHSIPLAADAASGLRENLYSRQVYEASKLVAYRAGFLDFDLVWQSRSGDPRVPWLDPDIVDHIVDIHSKGAVSAIVCPIGFVSDHIEVVWDLDSELAEEAKLLHMPIERTRTAGPTAEFASMVVELIREHTDDLPARRLGVEPSRGCTVNGDPCAPDCCVSARPARVATPARML from the coding sequence ATGGCTGGTACTAAGTTTGATGCTTTGGTATTTCTTTCCTTTGGTGGCCCTGAGGGGCACGCGGATGTTCGCCCATTCTTAGAAAACGTTACCCGAGGAAGAGGCGTTCCTCCGGAGCGTCTTGATGAAGTTGAGGAACACTACCATCACTTTGGTGGAGTGAGTCCACTTAATGCGCTTAATCGCGAAATCATACAGAACGTAGAGGCGGAACTGGGGCGCGTAGGCATAGATCTTAAGGTCTATTTTGCCAACCGCAACTGGCATCCAATGGCTGCGGATACCGCATTGCAGATGGCCGAAGATGGTGTAAAAAACGCCCTTGTGTTTGCCACTTCCGCATGGGGTGGATACTCCGGTTGTAGGCAATACGATGAGGATATTTTGACGATGCGTGCCGCAATCGCGGAAGCAGGTTTACCAGAAATAACCTTTACTAAATTGCGTCATTTCTATGATCATCCATTGTTTATTTCTGCGATGGTGGACGCTGTGCAAGAATCCCAAGCCAAGCTTCCTGCAGACGTACGGGAAAAAGCCCGCTTAGTGTTTACTGCACACTCGATTCCGCTCGCTGCTGATGCGGCATCGGGGCTGAGAGAAAACCTGTATTCCCGGCAAGTGTATGAGGCATCCAAACTGGTGGCCTATAGGGCTGGATTCCTAGATTTTGATTTGGTTTGGCAATCACGTTCTGGTGATCCTCGGGTGCCTTGGCTGGACCCCGACATTGTGGACCATATTGTAGATATTCACTCTAAAGGAGCAGTATCCGCAATTGTGTGCCCCATTGGATTTGTCTCTGATCATATCGAGGTAGTGTGGGACCTTGATTCCGAGCTTGCAGAAGAAGCAAAACTACTCCATATGCCGATCGAGCGCACACGGACCGCAGGCCCAACTGCGGAGTTCGCAAGCATGGTCGTTGAACTTATTCGGGAACATACAGATGATCTCCCGGCTCGCCGCCTCGGTGTAGAACCGTCCCGAGGTTGTACCGTTAATGGTGATCCATGTGCCCCTGATTGCTGTGTTTCTGCGCGCCCAGCACGAGTAGCTACCCCCGCGAGAATGCTATAA
- a CDS encoding DIP1281 family NlpC/P60 protein — MVAVAVCASGLTHSVQVAAQPTNPSDSAIVEADQAVTESNGDVSRLVTSISEKDAEVRRLENEMGGLREAVNKAIVDLHDAQATAETARQDARNARTRLQDTQSNLEQAQAALDEIARTAYRRGASSPGVAGMSGKSTDRNGLDRQTFLRMRAENQQKVIERLERLRTEEANQDSLLRQAQQHAEERETSAEQARAEAEANIERNKALLQAKQGEREGLVRQRSDAEQRLARARTLVQDLGRQRAEYQDFERAEQERKATEAQAEAARQEADAKAEEQRRREAEAVQAQQQAEAASGGDEQISAQERAEIAAQEAEEARVRAEQEAHNAEQAELLKQAALAAAALAAEALIQAGTPNHQDLEDPYNTSDISSADGGVESQQEGFTFASEADNSYTSLSESASETISGSREEKVELVINRAMSQIGTPYAWGGGNASGPTQGIPDGGVADSHGDFNKVGFDCSGLMVYAFAGIGISLPHYTGYQYNHGTKIDPSEMQRGDLIFYGPNAEHHVAIYLGDGTMLEAPQSGSSVQVSPVRWSGMSPYAVRLIQ; from the coding sequence ATGGTTGCTGTGGCAGTCTGTGCTTCAGGCTTGACGCACAGTGTTCAAGTAGCTGCTCAACCTACAAATCCTTCAGACTCGGCTATCGTCGAGGCAGACCAAGCGGTAACTGAAAGTAATGGCGATGTTTCCAGGCTTGTAACTTCTATTTCTGAAAAAGATGCAGAAGTGCGCCGTCTAGAAAATGAAATGGGCGGTTTGCGGGAAGCTGTGAATAAAGCCATTGTTGATCTGCATGATGCGCAGGCTACGGCGGAAACCGCGCGCCAGGATGCTCGCAATGCACGAACACGCTTGCAGGACACGCAAAGCAACCTTGAGCAAGCGCAAGCTGCTTTGGATGAAATCGCGCGGACCGCATATAGAAGGGGTGCATCTTCTCCAGGAGTTGCTGGAATGTCTGGCAAATCCACGGACAGAAATGGATTAGATCGCCAAACGTTTCTTCGCATGCGTGCGGAAAATCAACAAAAAGTTATTGAACGACTTGAACGATTACGTACTGAAGAAGCAAATCAAGATTCTCTACTTCGACAGGCACAACAGCATGCAGAAGAGCGGGAGACTTCGGCCGAGCAAGCCCGCGCTGAAGCCGAAGCTAATATCGAACGCAATAAGGCTTTATTACAAGCGAAACAAGGCGAACGCGAGGGACTTGTTCGTCAGCGCTCGGATGCCGAACAGCGGCTTGCCCGTGCGCGCACACTTGTTCAAGATCTAGGCAGGCAACGCGCCGAGTATCAAGACTTTGAGCGGGCTGAACAAGAACGCAAAGCCACGGAAGCGCAAGCGGAAGCTGCGCGCCAGGAAGCAGACGCGAAAGCTGAAGAACAGCGACGTCGTGAAGCAGAAGCGGTACAGGCACAACAACAAGCGGAAGCAGCTTCTGGTGGTGATGAGCAGATTTCGGCGCAGGAACGTGCTGAAATTGCAGCTCAAGAAGCGGAAGAAGCCCGAGTGCGGGCCGAGCAAGAAGCCCATAATGCCGAACAAGCTGAATTGTTAAAGCAGGCGGCATTAGCTGCTGCGGCGCTTGCAGCGGAGGCCTTAATTCAGGCAGGCACACCGAACCATCAGGATCTTGAAGACCCATACAATACCTCGGATATCAGTTCGGCAGATGGAGGAGTGGAAAGTCAGCAAGAAGGCTTCACCTTCGCATCGGAAGCGGATAATAGCTATACCTCCTTGAGTGAATCTGCAAGCGAAACTATTTCCGGTTCGCGGGAGGAAAAAGTTGAGCTAGTAATCAACCGAGCAATGTCTCAAATAGGTACCCCGTATGCCTGGGGAGGCGGCAATGCAAGCGGCCCGACCCAAGGAATTCCTGATGGCGGCGTGGCAGATTCTCATGGGGACTTTAATAAAGTTGGCTTCGATTGCTCTGGGCTTATGGTGTATGCATTTGCGGGAATTGGTATTTCCTTACCGCATTACACTGGATACCAATACAATCACGGGACCAAAATCGACCCAAGTGAAATGCAACGAGGTGATCTCATTTTCTATGGGCCAAATGCGGAACATCACGTTGCGATATATCTTGGCGATGGAACTATGCTCGAGGCACCGCAATCTGGATCATCTGTTCAAGTTTCGCCAGTACGATGGTCCGGCATGAGCCCATATGCGGTTCGCTTGATTCAGTAA
- a CDS encoding Rv1476 family membrane protein yields MIPQDVDLDALAADINEDSVAVGTLGEQYPNLESELEAVAQQARADGHGEYAFVALDRMPDMPADMRDIAQELLLRTQAETVVVRSPYYGTIVSSEHTRADIEAAEKVIFNDPNYVGSFRWLTENLGQEPVSWGLVHTGLLAVVIVTIVLAFLSFRSVKS; encoded by the coding sequence ATGATCCCCCAGGACGTAGATTTGGATGCGCTCGCAGCCGACATAAACGAAGATTCAGTAGCTGTGGGTACCCTGGGGGAACAATATCCAAACCTTGAGAGTGAACTAGAAGCTGTGGCCCAGCAGGCTCGTGCTGATGGGCATGGCGAATATGCATTTGTTGCACTTGATCGTATGCCCGATATGCCAGCCGACATGCGGGATATTGCACAAGAATTATTGTTGCGCACCCAGGCAGAAACGGTGGTAGTCCGTTCGCCTTACTATGGAACGATCGTAAGTAGCGAACACACGCGAGCGGATATTGAGGCCGCCGAAAAAGTGATTTTTAACGACCCAAACTATGTGGGGAGTTTTCGTTGGCTTACCGAAAATCTTGGCCAGGAACCTGTTTCATGGGGGCTTGTTCATACTGGGTTGTTGGCGGTGGTGATTGTAACAATTGTGCTAGCGTTTCTATCGTTCCGCTCAGTCAAGTCTTAA